One Stenotrophomonas oahuensis genomic region harbors:
- a CDS encoding lipid-A-disaccharide synthase N-terminal domain-containing protein, with translation MELHWLDQPITWLFWTGLHVTGWKLIGYTGALMFGGRWLVQFIASRRAGKPVIPRLFWYMSVVGSLMTLSYFLFSAKQDSVGVLQNLFPAFTALYSLHLDIKHRGWKRDRAEH, from the coding sequence ATGGAACTGCATTGGCTGGACCAACCGATCACCTGGCTGTTCTGGACCGGCCTGCATGTCACCGGCTGGAAGCTGATCGGCTACACCGGCGCGCTGATGTTCGGCGGGCGCTGGCTGGTGCAGTTCATTGCCTCGCGCCGTGCCGGCAAGCCGGTCATCCCGCGGCTGTTCTGGTACATGAGCGTGGTCGGCAGCCTGATGACCCTGAGCTACTTCCTGTTCTCGGCCAAGCAGGACTCGGTGGGCGTGCTGCAGAACCTGTTCCCGGCCTTCACCGCCTTGTACAGCCTGCACCTGGACATCAAGCATCGCGGCTGGAAGCGCGATCGCGC
- a CDS encoding glycosyltransferase family 2 protein: MSEPQLSVVVPVFNERDNVQPLIEEITAALRGRVAYEIVYVDDHSRDDTLAVLTALKATTPELRVLHHVTQSGQSTAVRTGVKAARAPWIATLDGDGQNDPADIPRLLVARDAAQPAVKLFAGWRVNRQDSGSKRWASKWANAIRARMLRDDTPDTGCGIKLFERAAFLDLPYFDHMHRYLPALMQRAGWQTVSVPVNHRHRTAGVSKYNNLGRALVGIRDLRGVAWLITRSRRTAVEER; this comes from the coding sequence ATGAGCGAACCCCAGCTGTCGGTCGTCGTCCCGGTCTTCAACGAACGCGACAACGTCCAGCCTCTGATCGAAGAGATCACCGCCGCCCTGCGCGGCCGCGTGGCGTACGAGATCGTCTACGTCGACGACCACTCCCGCGATGACACCCTGGCCGTGCTCACCGCGCTCAAGGCGACCACCCCCGAACTGCGGGTTCTGCATCATGTCACCCAGAGCGGGCAGAGCACCGCGGTGCGCACCGGGGTCAAGGCCGCGCGTGCGCCGTGGATTGCCACCCTCGACGGCGACGGGCAGAACGACCCGGCCGACATTCCGCGCCTGCTGGTTGCGCGCGATGCCGCGCAGCCGGCGGTCAAGCTGTTCGCCGGCTGGCGGGTCAACCGCCAGGACAGCGGCAGCAAACGCTGGGCCAGCAAATGGGCCAACGCCATCCGTGCCCGCATGCTGCGCGACGACACACCCGATACCGGCTGCGGCATCAAGCTGTTCGAGCGCGCTGCCTTCCTCGACCTGCCGTACTTCGACCACATGCACCGCTACCTGCCCGCGCTGATGCAACGTGCCGGCTGGCAGACCGTGAGCGTGCCGGTCAATCACCGCCATCGCACCGCCGGTGTCTCCAAGTACAACAACCTCGGCCGCGCCCTGGTCGGCATCCGTGACCTGCGCGGGGTGGCCTGGCTGATCACCCGCAGCCGTCGTACCGCCGTGGAAGAACGCTGA